In the Phycisphaerales bacterium genome, TCGCCGAGCGCGAGATCACGCTGCTCAGCGCCGGTCTCGATGAGGCGCCGATGGCGTACAAGGACATCCGGCAGGTCATGGCCCAGCAGGATGATCTCGTGGACGTTGTCGGCCGGTTCGATCCCCTTATCGTGCGCATGGCGCCCGATGGCGAGCGTGCCGAGGACTGAGCCTCATTCGATTTCGACGTTCTCGATGCGCCGCAGCACGCCGCTCGCCTCAACGGGAAAGAGCAGGCTGAGCCTTTCAGGAGTCAGGTACGCGTCGATTTCCGCCTTGGCGCCGGTGAGGTGCACGTTCTTCGACTGGGTCGCGGCAAACCCCTCGACCACCTCGCCGTCTCCCTGGGCTTCACCCTTGAGTTCGCCTCGCTTGATGGCCGCGGCGAAGCGGTCCGCATCGGCTGCTAAGTAGATGATCTCTCCCGATTCGGTGATCAGCAGCCGCGTCAGCGAATAGCGCGTTTCGCTCTCCTGCTCGCGCTGTTCGGCGATCTGCAGGATGACGGCCTCGCCCACGGCGCGAACAAAGACTGTGTCCTGCTCGATCGTGAACTTCTGCTCGCCGTCGTTCCACCGGGTGGTGCCGACGTGCGTCTTGCCCTCGCCGAGGTGGTGCACGAAGAAGATCGAATCGCCGCCGACCCACGCGCCTTCGAGCCTGGCCGCCTGCTCGGCATCAATCGGCTCGCCGAGCAGGTGCGTAGTAGTCACCGACGAACAGGCGCCCAGGGTCAGAAGCAGCAGGGCAAACAGTATTGAATTGAGCGATCGAAGCACTTGAATCTCCTCTCATGCCGTGGCATTGTTGGTGTCAAAATGGATGAAGGATGATGCAGCGCTGCTGATTGTGAGTCAAGCCGGCGTGACGCGACTGCGTTGACCAGCGCGCCCGGGCGTTTACACTCGCTTGGGTCCACGGACAAGCGCCGCGCGGGCGCGCCACTGGAGCAGGCATGCGATTCGACCAGATCCTGGCCGATCATCGACCGAGCATTTCCTTCGAGTTTTTTCCGCCCAAGTCGGATGAAGCCGCGAGGACGCTGTATTCGACGGTTTCCGGGCTCGAACCGCTCGGGCCCTCGTTCGTCTCCGTCACGTATGGCGCCGGGGGATCGACGCGCGACCGCACGCGGGAACTCGTACTCCGCCTGAGGCGCGACACGACGCTGACGACCGTGCCGCATCTCACGTGCGTGAACTCCTCGCGCCGCGAGATCGCAGAGATCCTGCAGAGTTACGTCGAGGGAGGAGTCGAAAACGTGCTGGCCTTGCGCGGCGACCTGCCGCCCGGCGCCGAGCATTTCGAGCCACCCGCGGATGGGTTCCGCTACGCCAGCGACCTCGTCGCGTTCATCCGCAAGGAGTTCCCAGCGCTGGGGATCGGCGTGGCCGGGTATCCGGAAGGGCACCCCGAGACGACCGACAAGATGCTTGATCTCGACAACCTCAAGCGCAAGGTGGACGCGGGCGCTGACGTGGTCATCACGCAGCTGTTCTTCGACAATCGCGACTTCTACGACTTTGTCGAGCGCTGCGAATTGGTCGGCATCAGCAAGCCCATCGTGGCCGGCATCATGCCGATCCAATCCATCGCCGGAGTCAAGCGCATGGCGAGCCTGAGCGGGGCGCGCCTGCCGGCCGAACTGTTGCGGGCCCTGGCCCGGGCGGGCGATGATGACGAGCGCGTAGCCAGCGTCGGCGCTCACTGGGCGGCCGACCAGTGCCGCCGCCTGCTCGACCACCAGGTACGCGGGCTGCACTTCTACACGCTCAACCGGTCCGCCGCGACGCGCCGCATCTACGAGAGCCTTGGCATCAAGCACTCACATCAGTTGCGGGCCTGAAGCGGAGCGGCGCACCACAAAAAAAGCCCGCGCTCGTCAAGCGCGGGCCTCCGGGATTCGCGGGTGAAATCGCTTCAGCGCCTGCGGGTGTACACGATTTCCATGGTTTTCATTTCGTCGCCGCCGCGCTTCTCAAACCACTCGAACGTGTACTTGTCCGGGCTCACGATGGTGATGACCTCGCGGCACTTCTGAATGCCGCCCATCTCACCGAGGTTCATCTCGCACTCGAAGTTGAACACCTTGCCGTCCTGCGTGCAGTGACCCTCAGAGGTCATCAGGCCCGTGGACATCGAATCGCCCCAGACGTTGATGTACTTGCCGGTCATGTTGTCATAGCAGGTGAGGCCCTTGCCGGTGAACTTTTCGCCCTCCCACTCGCCCTCGTACTCGCCTTCGAGGTAGCGGCCGTCCATGATCATGCGATTGACCGCGACGCCGGTCGAGACCATGGGTTCGCCGCCTGGCTCCATCCACATGGTGTTGACGACGTCCCAGGTGCCGACCATGGACTTGAGGTGCTCCTGATGTTCGCCGGGCTGGTTCATGGCCTCCCACTGGGCCATCATCTCTTCCGGATCCATCTCCGGTTCGTCGGACGAAGCACAACCGGTGAATGATGCAAGCGCAACCGCCGCGGCGGCCGACCAGCCGAAGATGCAAAGCCGATTCATGACGTCTCTCCTGCAATTGATCACCCGATCGAGTTGAAGCCGGGCAACGTGCCGGCGGCGATCGGTATTTGTTCGGATATCTTTGCATCGTGGAGCGTCTTTGGCAAGTTCGCGCCAGCCGACTCGGAACCGCCCGCAGGGCCCGGCTACAACTACCCATGACTGCCTCCAGACTTCTCTCGACCCTCGGGCTCGACACTCATCCCCTCGTGTCCAAGGCGCGCCCCTCGGAGGGCCAGTGGATCGCCACGGAGAATCCCACCACAGCTGAGTCGATTGCATGGGTGCGCCTGTCCGACCGCGTCAACTACGACGCAGCGGTCGTGAGCGCCGCCGACCGGTTTCGCAAGTGGCGGCTCGTTCCGGCTCCCAGGCGCGGCGAAATCGTGCGGCAGATCGGACTGGCCATCCGCGAACGAGTCGAGCCGCTGGGCGAACTGATCTCTCTCGAGATGGGCAAAATCAGAGCCGAGGGCATCGGCGAGATCCAGGAGTGCATCGACATCTGTGACTTCGCCGTAGGCCTGTCGCGCCAACTCTACGGCATGACGACGCACTCCGAACGGCCGCAGCATCGCATGTACGAACAGTGGCACCCGCTCGGGCCGATCGGGATCATCACCGCATTCAATTTTCCAGCGGCGGTGTGGGCCTGGAACGCGATGGTCGCGGCCGTGTGTGGCGACACGATGATCTGGAAGCCGTCACTGCTCACCCCGCTGACCGCGATCGCGCTGCACGAAACCGTCGAAGCAGTCATGCGAGCACACGATCTCGAAGGCGTGTTCGAGTTGATCATCGGCACGGATGAGCAGGTCGGCGAAGCCATGATCCGCGACAAGCGCCTGCCGTTGATCTCGGCCACCGGCTCGTGCAGAATGGGCCGCCACATCGGGCAGGTGGTGGCGTCGCGGTTGGGACGAACACTGCTCGAACTGGGCGGCAACAACGCGCTGATCATCTGCGATGACGCCGATCTCGATCTGGCGGCGCGCGCCGTCGTCTTCGGGGCCGTGGGCACCACCGGCCAGCGCTGCACGACGACACGGCGGCTGTTTGTCCAGCGCGGCGCGGCCGAAGAGGTCACCGGCCGACTTATCAGCGCCTACGAGACCATCCTGCCGCGCATCGGCGATCCGCTCGATCCGCACACGCTCATGGGGCCGATGATCCATGTCGGCGCCGTCGAGGCGATGA is a window encoding:
- a CDS encoding aldehyde dehydrogenase family protein, which translates into the protein MTASRLLSTLGLDTHPLVSKARPSEGQWIATENPTTAESIAWVRLSDRVNYDAAVVSAADRFRKWRLVPAPRRGEIVRQIGLAIRERVEPLGELISLEMGKIRAEGIGEIQECIDICDFAVGLSRQLYGMTTHSERPQHRMYEQWHPLGPIGIITAFNFPAAVWAWNAMVAAVCGDTMIWKPSLLTPLTAIALHETVEAVMRAHDLEGVFELIIGTDEQVGEAMIRDKRLPLISATGSCRMGRHIGQVVASRLGRTLLELGGNNALIICDDADLDLAARAVVFGAVGTTGQRCTTTRRLFVQRGAAEEVTGRLISAYETILPRIGDPLDPHTLMGPMIHVGAVEAMIKAVDQARAQGGEVLFGGNRLQRTGYFVEPTIIRAAASMPIVHEETFAPILYLIEFDDLETAIAEQNAVDQGLSSAIFTDSVRRAERFLSHAGSDCGIANVNIGTSGAEIGGAFGGEKDTGGGRESGSDAWKAYMRRQTCTINWGSELPLAQGIRFEQ
- the metF gene encoding methylenetetrahydrofolate reductase [NAD(P)H], which codes for MRFDQILADHRPSISFEFFPPKSDEAARTLYSTVSGLEPLGPSFVSVTYGAGGSTRDRTRELVLRLRRDTTLTTVPHLTCVNSSRREIAEILQSYVEGGVENVLALRGDLPPGAEHFEPPADGFRYASDLVAFIRKEFPALGIGVAGYPEGHPETTDKMLDLDNLKRKVDAGADVVITQLFFDNRDFYDFVERCELVGISKPIVAGIMPIQSIAGVKRMASLSGARLPAELLRALARAGDDDERVASVGAHWAADQCRRLLDHQVRGLHFYTLNRSAATRRIYESLGIKHSHQLRA
- a CDS encoding DUF1579 domain-containing protein, which translates into the protein MNRLCIFGWSAAAAVALASFTGCASSDEPEMDPEEMMAQWEAMNQPGEHQEHLKSMVGTWDVVNTMWMEPGGEPMVSTGVAVNRMIMDGRYLEGEYEGEWEGEKFTGKGLTCYDNMTGKYINVWGDSMSTGLMTSEGHCTQDGKVFNFECEMNLGEMGGIQKCREVITIVSPDKYTFEWFEKRGGDEMKTMEIVYTRRR